From a single Apium graveolens cultivar Ventura chromosome 2, ASM990537v1, whole genome shotgun sequence genomic region:
- the LOC141708573 gene encoding F-box/kelch-repeat protein At3g23880-like — protein MAKFIGDLPEGIVTEILFRVPVKSLLQCKSVCKLWLSIISDPYIIKSHLHRAISASINNPSALNIEYSPPDEDDQDFIASTQSILSTLVECTAEVQLRRRRPCQPVKGGCLSNVNRQDFSSSPVHFNHLLMPHLFYYSRVISSYNGIICLADYFGRAVYLWNPSIRHFKKLPSVQPYATRSMPVKIGFGYDSISDGYKVFRIVYENIFDVVPIVQVYSTSADIWREFRAPILKNWKIYKQTSIVVNGVMYFDGGDELISFDLHKEVFGLVSFPSFIQRKGSDVLDFEGFVAMVFESVDYGPGLDLWTLDDVSGEMSWTKRFSVEVDSDTNIWLYCYLGAGLFYGRKLMNGNVFLYDCDEKKETKYFELGEETSSLTLKYIETLVSLDGFEQVE, from the coding sequence ATGGCAAAGTTCATTGGCGATTTACCGGAAGGGATAGTTACTGAAATACTTTTTCGAGTTCCTGTAAAATCATTGCTCCAATGCAAATCCGTCTGCAAGCTGTGGTTATCCATAATCTCAGATCCTTATATCATAAAATCTCACCTTCACCGGGCCATCAGTGCTTCAATAAATAATCCCTCAGCACTCAATATCGAATATTCGCCGCCCGACGAGGACGATCAGGACTTCATTGCCTCCACTCAGTCCATTCTTTCAACTCTTGTCGAATGTACAGCTGAAGTGCAACTGAGAAGGCGACGCCCATGTCAACCTGTTAAAGGAGGGTGCCTTAGCAATGTGAACAGACAAGATTTTTCCAGCTCTCCCGTGCACTTTAATCATCTTTTAATGCCACATCTTTTTTATTATTCTCGAGTTATTAGCTCTTATAATGGCATTATCTGTCTAGCAGACTATTTTGGTAGAGCGGTCTACCTCTGGAATCCATCAATCAGGCACTTCAAGAAACTTCCTTCTGTACAGCCATACGCAACTAGATCGATGCCGGTTAAGATAGGATTTGGTTATGATTCTATCTCTGATGGATACAAGGTCTTTAGGATTGTATATGAAAATATTTTTGATGTTGTACCAATAGTTCAGGTGTATTCCACAAGTGCTGATATTTGGAGAGAATTTCGGGCTCCTATTCTGAAGAATTGGAAGATTTACAAGCAAACTAGTATTGTTGTAAATGGGGTAATGTATTTCGACGGTGGGGATGAGTTGATCTCATTTGATTTGCACAAAGAGGTTTTTGGACTAGTTTCATTCCCAAGCTTTATTCAAAGAAAGGGGTCAgatgttttggattttgaaggGTTTGTTGCTATGGTCTTTGAATCTGTTGATTATGGACCAGGACTTGATCTATGGACGCTGGATGATGTTTCTGGCGAGATGTCTTGGACGAAAAGATTCAGTGTTGAGGTTGATTCGGATACAAATATATGGCTATATTGCTATTTGGGTGCAGGACTGTTTTATGGGCGCAAGTTAATGAATGGAAATGTCTTCTTGTATGACTGTGACGAGAAGAAAGAAACCAAATATTTTGAACTTGGAGAAGAGACCAGTAGCTTGACTCTTAAATATATCGAGACACTTGTTTCGCTGGATGGCTTTGAGCAAGTGGAGTGA
- the LOC141701694 gene encoding uncharacterized protein LOC141701694, with protein MATTDNIVPTRTSIDVSSPLYLHPSDGNNFMTIDKLQGSSNYRSWKRSMEIALSSKRKLGFVEGTLLRDTTDEVKKDAWDTCNNMIISWILGSVSDSIKKSIMFVSSAHHIWKHLEQRFALTNGSRKYKINKELYETKQQGKPVSEYYTHMRSLWEELESLVILPTINATTAEITTLINVLAQQREEQKLFQFLNGLDDTYAAQRSQMLMMAALPSVETACSYIEQEEAQREILSHSKDESEGLVMYSKGTMGISANLQGTTQCGACGKHGHNTDKCWTVVGYPSWHAKAKPQTQQPHRSKGRGNGMGTQQKWNKGRSNSGARIAANVQGPTQDTRSIASSTATITSQQLEQLLRMLPASSRGGGDTDDEIEGSYAGMVSCYFADSTKNAEWIIDSGASDHMSGMIDVLENVVTCEKLARINLPTGEKSQITHRGNVCWLNKLKLQNVLYIPAFKHNLLYVNKLCHDEKCTIVFHDNYYIIQDSLTSQVKGIGK; from the coding sequence ATGGCAACTACTGATAATATTGTTCCTACTAGAACATCTATTGATGTCTCGAGCCCTTTGTATCTTCACCCTTCTGATGGTAACAATTTCATGACCATTGATAAGCTTCAAGGCTCGTCTAATTATAGATCTTGGAAAAGATCTATGGAAATCGCCCTATCTTCAAAGCGTAAGCTGGGATTTGTTGAAGGTACATTACTTAGAGATACAACCGATGAAGTCAAGAAGGACGCCTGGGATACGTGCAACAACATGATCATCTCTTGGATTCTAGGGTCGGTTTCTGATTCTATCAAGAAATCTATTATGTTTGTGAGCAGTGCTCATCATATATGGAAGCATCTTGAGCAACGTTTTGCTCTCACCAATGGATCTCGGAAATACAAGATAAATAAGGAGTTGTATGAAACCAAACAACAAGGAAAGCCAGTTAGTGAATACTACACTCATATGAGGTCACTTTGGGAGGAGCTGGAATCATTGGTCATTCTTCCTACTATTAATGCAACAACTGCAGAAATTACAACTCTGATTAATGTTCTTGCTCAACAAAGAGAAGAGCAAAAGTTGTTCCAATTCTTGAATGGATTGGATGACACATATGCTGCTCAGAGAAGCCAAATGCTTATGATGGCTGCTCTTCCCTCGGTTGAAACAGCGTGTAGTTATATCGAACAAGAAGAAGCACAACGGGAGATTCTCAGTCATTCCAAAGACGAAAGTGAAGGCCTTGTGATGTACAGTAAAGGGACTATGGGTATCTCTGCTAATCTTCAAGGTACAACACAATGTGGTGCTTGTGGGAAACATGGTCACAACACTGATAAATGTTGGACAGTTGTGGGTTATCCCAGTTGGCATGCTAAAGCTAAACCTCAAACACAACAACCACACAGAAGCAAGGGTCGAGGCAATGGCATGGGTACTCAGCAAAAATGGAACAAGGGAAGATCTAATTCTGGAGCCCGAATTGCTGCTAATGTGCAAGGGCCAACTCAAGATACTAGATCTATAGCTAGTAGTACTGCTACAATCACCTCACAACAACTTGAGCAGCTGTTGCGGATGCTACCAGCTTCTTCAAGAGGGGGAGGAGATACAGATGATGAAATTGAGGGCAGCTATGCAGGTATGGTCTCATGCTATTTTGCTGATTCCACTAAAAATGCTGAATGGATTATAGATTCTGGTGCGTCTGATCACATGTCTGGTATGATTGATGTTTTAGAAAATGTCGTGACCTGTGAAAAACTAGCTCGAATTAACTTACCTACAGGTGAAAAATCTCAGATTACACACAGAGGAAATGTGTGTTGGCTTAATAAGCTAAAATTACAGAATGTGCTTTATATTCCTGCTTTTAAACACAATTTACTGTATGTTAATAAGCTATGTCATGATGAGAAGTGCACTATAGTCTTCCATGATAATTACTACATTATTCAAGATAGTCTGACAAGTCAAGTTAAAGGAATTGGGAAATGA
- the LOC141701687 gene encoding uncharacterized protein LOC141701687: MAINDESATSGSSSATLSPASTNLPNITSIHHLISVRLDNNNYLLWLTQFKPLLKGYGLEGYVDGTLPYPPRTLTPEATTVNPAYVQWQKQDQVLLGWLLSSLSEAVLAQVVGLTTTRDAWIALDRQFASKSRARIMQLRRELQTMRKGSKSMQQFFSHAKQLADSLAASGYPIVTSDLQQIILVGLDSSYDPIVTALTTTAADASMDDFFAHLLAFEMRIDAQTALLQQQPVAHVASQQRNNHHRTGSGNNRYRSHTNPPRPSTTPQAYIAAPGSALDCNWIPDTSTTHHFTSDFNNLSMSSSYEGPDSIRVGNGSNLPIEHIAHKGYMCLHPPTNRIYISRHVRFEEQALHKSPGTVGISHTPHFLTSAIPIVPTPPTQPQHSTHGNTTNNILLPTNTHTSFSNNVDPPSQIQQSVPDKPSHVMVTRAKNGIRKPVQRLCLSATKHPLQMDETIEPTCYSQAVSHPQWRTTMDDEFNAFMRNGTWTLVPPNKTMNIVVCKWVFHIKRRADGSIERYKARLVAKGFNQKEGIDFGETFSPVVKPCTIRIILSIALMNNWSIRQLDVQNAFLHGILDEEVYMKQPLGFVDANYPSYADNSLLIRCDHCGVIYVLIYVDDILVTGSVSKQIHTLLQQLGSVFAIKDLGEISYFLGIEAVHCASGVLQYLTFTRPDISIAVNKVCQFLQNPTEDHWATVKRILRYLKHTINHGLLLRRPSALHIQAYFDADWAGCPDDCRSTSGYCIFLGGNIVSWSARKQKTVSRSSTEAEYRSLATATTEVMWIQTLLGELGYPISNPTLWCDNLGATYLTANHVFHARTKHIEIDYHLSEKGLLKTSFKFDLSLPKIRLRIFLLKVWDPLASSNFETS; encoded by the exons ATGGCTATTAACGATGAATCCGCCACATCAGGTTCATCTTCCGCCACTCTCTCACCCGCTTCCACCAATCTCCCAAATATCACCTCTATCCATCACCTTATTTCCGTTCGTCTAGACAATAATAATTACCTTCTGTGGCTTACACAGTTTAAGCCATTACTCAAAGGCTATGGGCTTGAAGGGTACGTTGATGGGACTCTCCCATATCCTCCTCGAACCCTCACACCAGAAGCTACCACCGTCAATCCTGCCTATGTCCAGTGGCAGAAACAAGATCAAGTACTCCTAGGTTGGTTATTATCTTCACTTTCTGAGGCTGTTCTTGCACAAGTAGTTGGGCTCACTACAACACGTGACGCGTGGATCGCTCTTGACCGACAGTTTGCCTCCAAATCTCGAGCAAGGATCATGCAACTCCGCCGAGAACTTCAAACTATGCGCAAAGGATCTAAATCCATGCAACAATTTTTTTCTCATGCCAAACAACTGGCTGATAGTTTGGCCGCATCAGGTTACCCTATTGTCACATCTGATCTTCAACAAATTATTTTAGTTGGTCTTGACAGTTCATATGATCCCATTGTCACCGCTTTAACCACCACAGCGGCTGACGCATCAATGGATGATTTCTTTGCACATCTATTAGCTTTTGAAATGCGCATTGATGCTCAGACAGCTCTTCTACAGCAGCAACCAGTTGCCCATGTTGCCTCTCAACAGAGGAACAATCATCACAGGACTGGGTCAGGCAACAACAGGTATCGTTCCCACACTAATCCT CCTCGTCCATCTACTACACCTCAAGCATACATAGCTGCACCAGGGTCTGCTCTTGATTGTAATTGGATTCCGGATACAAGTACTACTCACCATTTTACCTCTGACTTTAACAACTTAAGCATGAGCTCCTCTTATGAAGGTCCTGACTCCATTCGTGTCGGTAATGGCTCTAATCTTCCTATCGAACACATTG CTCACAAAGGTTATATGTGTTTACATCCTCCCACCAATAGGATTTACATCTCACGACATGTTCGATTTGAGGAGCAG GCTCTTCATAAATCACCAGGGACAGTTGGTATTTCTCACACTCCTCACTTCCTCACTTCTGCTATACCTATAGTACCTACACCACCTACACAGCCTCAGCATTCCACTCATGGCAATACCACGAACAATATCTTACTCCCTACAAATACACATACATCCTTCTCAAACAATGTTGATCCACCATCTCAAATACAACAATCTGTCCCAGATAAGCCGTCACATGTCATGGTAACACGGGCTAAAAATGGTATCCGAAAACCAGTTCAACGCCTCTGTTTATCAGCCACTAAACATCCTCTTCAGATGGATGAAACCATTGAACCCACCTGTTACAGCCAAGCAGTGTCTCACCCACAATGGAGAACTACAATGGATGATGAGTTTAATGCATTTATGAGAAATGGCACTTGGACATTGGTTCCGCCAAATAAAACCATGAATATTGTAGTATGCAAATGGGTCTTCCATATTAAACGACGAGCAGATGGGTCGATAGAGCGCTACAAAGCCAGACTCGTAGCAAAGGGTTTTAATCAAAAGGAGGGTATCGACTTTGGGGAAACATTTAGTCCTGTTGTCAAGCCATGTACCATCAGAATTATCTTATCCATCGCGCTTATGAATAATTGGTCAATCAGACAACTAGATGTTCAGAACGCCTTCCTACATGGAATTTTGGATGAGGAGGTTTATATGAAACAACCTCTTGGGTTTGTTGATGCCAATTATCCCTCTTAT GCTGACAATTCTCTTCTGATTCGATGTGATCATTGTGGGGTTATATATGTTCTCATATATGTCGATGACATTCTTGTCACTGGTTCTGTCTCAAAACAGATACACACCCTCTTACAGCAACTCGGCTCCGTTTTTGCTATTAAAGATTTAGGTGAGATCAGTTACTTTCTTGGGATTGAGGCGGTTCACTGTGCATCTG GTGTTTTGCAGTACCTTACGTTTACTAGGCCAGACATATCAATTGCCGTAAATAAGGTTTGTCAATTCCTGCAAAATCCAACCGAAGATCACTGGGCTACAGTCAAAAGAATTCTGAGATATCTTAAACACACCATCAACCATGGTCTCCTTTTACGACGCCCATCTGCACTTCACATTCAAGCATATTTCGATGCTGATTGGGCTGGATGTCCTGATGATTGTCGTTCCACAAGTGGCTATTGTATATTTCTTGGTGGTAACATAGTCTCGTGGAGTGCACGAAAACAAAAGACAGTTTCGCGCTCTTCCACTGAAGCTGAATATCGCAGCTTAGCCACTGCTACAACTGAGGTTATGTGGATTCAAACTCTCCTCGGTGAACTTGGATATCCTATCTCCAATCCTACTCTATGGTGTGACAACCTGGGTGCTACATATCTTACAGCAAATCATGTGTTTCATGCGCGAACTAAGCACATAGAAATCGACTATCATTTGTCAGAGAAAGGGTTGCTCAAAACAAGCTTCAAGTTCGATTTATCTCTTCCAAAGATCAGATTGCGGATATTTTTACTAAAGGTCTGGGATCCCCTCGCTTCCAGCAACTTCGAGACAAGTTGA